The Maniola hyperantus chromosome 2, iAphHyp1.2, whole genome shotgun sequence genome includes a region encoding these proteins:
- the UQCR-C1 gene encoding mitochondrial-processing peptidase subunit beta codes for MLKVASTVRFITKNGNNVRALATAAAYKQALVNVPPTQLTVLDNGIRVASEDSGAATATVGLWIDAGSRYENSKNNGVAHFLEHMAFKGTSKRSQTDLELLVENMGAHLNAYTSREQTVFYAKCLANDIPAAVEILADIIQNSSLAEPEIERERGVILREMQDVESNLQEVVFDHLHATAFQGTPLGQTILGPTKNIKKISKADLQQYIKTHYQPSRIVLAGAGGIEHSKLVDLAGKNLGGLKNTATDVELLPCRYTGSDIRVRDDSMPLAHVAIAVEGAGWTDADNIPLMVANTLIGAWDRSQGGGANNASYLARAASCENLCHSFQSFNTCYKDTGLWGIYFVAEPMQIEDMVYNIQKEWMKLCTSVTEGEVERAKNLLKTNMLLQLDGTTPVCEDIGRQILCYNRRIPLHELDARIDSVSVQNVRDVCYKYLFDRCPVVAAVGPTEALPDYTRIRAGMYWLRA; via the coding sequence ATGTTGAAAGTAGCAAGTACTGTAAGGTTTATCACAAAAAACGGCAATAATGTTCGCGCCCTAGCCACAGCCGCCGCCTACAAGCAGGCCCTCGTCAACGTTCCTCCGACGCAGCTTACAGTACTCGACAATGGGATCCGCGTTGCCTCTGAAGATTCCGGCGCCGCTACTGCCACTGTGGGGCTCTGGATTGACGCCGGATCGAGGTACGAGAACTCTAAAAACAATGGTGTCGCCCACTTCCTAGAGCACATGGCTTTCAAAGGAACCAGCAAAAGGTCCCAGACCGACTTAGAGCTCCTCGTCGAGAACATGGGCGCACACTTGAACGCGTACACATCTCGGGAGCAGACAGTTTTCTACGCTAAATGCCTCGCTAACGACATTCCCGCTGCCGTAGAAATCCTCGCCGACATCATTCAAAACTCTTCGCTCGCTGAACCCGAAATCGAACGAGAACGCGGCGTGATCCTTCGCGAAATGCAGGACGTCGAGAGCAACTTGCAAGAAGTCGTGTTTGACCatttgcacgccactgcgttcCAAGGCACTCCTCTAGGACAGACAATCCTCGGACCCACCAAGAACATCAAGAAAATCTCTAAAGCTGATCTCCAGCAGTACATCAAAACTCACTACCAGCCAAGCAGGATCGTGCTGGCAGGTGCCGGCGGCATTGAACACAGTAAACTGGTCGATTTAGCTGGCAAGAATTTGGGTGGTCTGAAAAACACAGCTACTGATGTTGAGTTGCTGCCTTGCCGATACACCGGCTCAGATATCCGTGTACGAGATGATTCAATGCCTCTCGCTCACGTCGCCATTGCAGTTGAGGGAGCCGGTTGGACGGATGCTGATAACATTCCTCTGATGGTCGCAAACACTCTTATCGGAGCTTGGGACAGGTCTCAGGGTGGCGGTGCTAACAATGCCTCCTATTTAGCTAGAGCAGCATCGTGTGAGAACCTCTGCCATAGTTTCCAGTCCTTCAACACTTGCTACAAGGACACAGGGCTGTGGGGCATCTACTTTGTAGCTGAGCCGATGCAGATCGAAGACATGGTGTACAACATTCAGAAGGAATGGATGAAGCTGTGCACATCAGTGACAGAAGGAGAGGTGGAGAGAGCTAAGAACCTTCTCAAGACCAACATGTTATTGCAACTGGATGGAACGACACCAGTGTGTGAGGATATTGGTCGTCAAATCTTATGTTACAACAGACGTATTCCCCTCCATGAGCTTGATGCAAGGATCGACTCTGTCTCTGTACAGAATGTCAGAGATGTTTGCTACAAATATCTTTTCGACCGCTGCCCCGTTGTTGCGGCAGTCGGACCAACAGAGGCTCTGCCAGACTACACTAGAATCCGTGCTGGCATGTATTGGCTCAGGGCGTAa
- the LOC117993353 gene encoding solute carrier family 25 member 32 isoform X2 produces MTTIKNPNPSSSKLALLNHIKYEHLVAGISGGVTSTLILHPLDLIKIRFAVNDGRTATVPRYDGLGSAFVTIVKKEGVRGLYRGVTPNVWGSGSAWGFYFLFYNAIKTWIQGGNARTPLGPGLHMLAAAQAGVLSLVMTNPIWVVKTRLCLQYSETTLADHKRYNGMVDGLTKIYRTEGVRGLYRGFIPGMFGVSHGALQFMTYEEMKNRYNQYRNLPIDIKLTSVEYLTFAAVSKLIAAGATYPYQVVRARLQDQHRSYDGAWHCVRETWRYERLRGFYKGLTPYLLHVTPNICLVMLIWEKFTNND; encoded by the exons ATGACTACAATTAAGAATCCTAATCCGTCGTCTTCTAAGCTTGCTCTTCTGAACCACATCAAGTACGAGCACCTGGTAGCTGGTATATCAGGTGGCGTCACATCTACATTAATTTTGCACCCTCTGGATCTTATTAAAATTCGTTTTgctg TAAATGATGGGCGGACTGCAACGGTACCGCGCTACGACGGGCTGGGCAGCGCGTTTGTCACGATAGTGAAGAAGGAGGGCGTGCGGGGTCTCTACCGTGGCGTCACGCCAAACGTGTGGGGTTCTGGTTCTGCCTGGGGGTTCTACTTCTTgtt CTATAACGCAATAAAAACATGGATCCAAGGTGGCAACGCGCGCACGCCCCTCGGTCCCGGCCTCCACATGCTCGCCGCGGCGCAGGCCGGCGTGCTGTCACTCGTCATGACCAACCCCATCTGGGTGGTGAAGACGCGCCTGTGCCTGCAGTACAGCGAGACCACGCTCGCCGACCACAAGCGCTACAACGGTATGGTCGACGGCCTCACCAAGATCTACCGGACCGAGGGCGTCAGGGGGCTGTACAGG GGCTTCATCCCGGGCATGTTCGGCGTGTCGCACGGCGCGCTGCAGTTCATGACCTACGAGGAGATGAAGAACCGCTACAACCAGTACCGGAATCTGCCCATCGATATTAAACTG ACGTCGGTCGAGTATCTAACGTTCGCGGCAGTGTCCAAGCTGATCGCGGCGGGGGCCACGTACCCCTACCAGGTGGTCCGGGCGCGGCTGCAGGACCAGCACCGCAGCTACGACGGCGCGTGGCACTGCGTGCGCGAGACGTGGAGGTATGAGCGCCTCAGAGGCTTCTACAAGGGCCTGACGCCGTACCTCCTCCATGTAACGCCTAACATATGCCTCGTCATGCTCATATGGGAGAAATTCACCAATAACGATTGA